The following are encoded together in the Candidatus Tumulicola sp. genome:
- a CDS encoding DUF2277 domain-containing protein has protein sequence MCRNIKDLHNFAPPANEDEIQASARQYVRKISGATHPSKGNEAAFERAVEQVTEATRILLASIVTAAPPRDRVVEAAKARERSLRRFGAPAKG, from the coding sequence GTGTGCCGTAACATCAAGGACCTTCATAACTTCGCGCCGCCCGCCAACGAGGACGAAATTCAGGCGTCGGCCCGACAGTACGTGCGCAAGATCAGCGGCGCGACCCACCCCTCAAAGGGAAACGAAGCCGCGTTCGAGCGCGCCGTCGAGCAAGTGACGGAGGCGACGCGGATACTGCTGGCTAGCATCGTCACGGCGGCGCCGCCGCGCGATCGTGTCGTCGAAGCCGCCAAGGCGCGGGAGCGTTCCCTGCGCCGGTTCGGCGCCCCCGCTAAGGGTTAG